In Balaenoptera musculus isolate JJ_BM4_2016_0621 chromosome 17, mBalMus1.pri.v3, whole genome shotgun sequence, a genomic segment contains:
- the GSDMC gene encoding gasdermin-C, with amino-acid sequence MGTMRGPILPMGRIQEPTGQDFKHLQKEVSREMEAMAQLPKDIQDAILHNILARLKDREALQDLMDNLDRGLLDHLDGFGGTFLSEMQEDSRNLWLKLRLHIIYPLKAILVLSDTQHELQAWSMEKRILLQQRELVKSILEPNFKYPWNIPFTLDPKLLTTLQEEGVAVTFSLLEERNLRVAPDSPEGTGDLEAGKPLFALCGSLSALQQLLRPEPSPGRSVQRGLATPPSARPDAGTSAGRSFASCCFPHTGHVVTFLLPSEKLSRLAAFTKAPASTALDDTRSS; translated from the exons ATGG GCACCATGAGAGGTCCCATCCTCCCAATGG GAAGAATACAGGAACCCACTGGCCAAG ATTTCAAGCACTTACAAAAGGAGGTTTCCAGGGAAATGGAGGCAATGGCCCAGCTCCCAAAGGACATTCAGGATGCTATTCTCCATAATATCCTGGCCAGGCTCAAGGACCGAGAGGCTCTGCAGGACCTCATGGACAAC TTGGATCGGGGCCTCTTGGATCATCTGGACGGCTTTGGTGGCACCTTCCTAAGTGAGATGCAAGAGGACTCAAGAAATCTATGGCTCAAGTTAAGACTGCACATCATTTACCCCCTTAAAGCCATATTGG TGCTGAGTGACACCCAACATGAGCTACAGGCCTGGTCCATGGAGAAGAGGATCCTGCTCCAGCAGCGGGAGCTG gtgAAGAGCATCCTGGAGCCCAACTTCAAGTACCCTTGGAACATCCCCTTTACCCTGGACCCCAAGCTCCTCACCACGCTGCAGGAAGAGGGGGTGGCCGTCACCTTCAGCCTGCTGGAGGAGCGCAACCTGAGGGTGGCTCCCGACAGCCCCGAGGGGACCGGGGACCTGGAGGCCGGGAAGCCCTTGTTCGCCCTGTGCGGGTCCCTCTCAGCGCTGCAGCAGCTGCTGAGGCCTGAGCCCTCCCCGGGGCGCTCAGTCCAGAGAGGCCTGGCCACACCCCCATCTGCGCG GCCCGATGCAGGAACGTCTGCGGGCCGCTCCTTTGCCTCCTGCTGCTTCCCGCACACCGGCCACGTGGTCACCTTCCTCC TGCCCTCCGAG